One Deltaproteobacteria bacterium DNA window includes the following coding sequences:
- the folK gene encoding 2-amino-4-hydroxy-6-hydroxymethyldihydropteridine diphosphokinase produces MEVVIAVGSNLGDRLSNIYEAKKRVEARLGKIVACSSIWQTEPVVASGRDSNEEPVYLNLVMVVETRMQIYRVLDLLLEIEIELGRNRDKQILKWASRTIDLDIIACGDLTISSERLTIPHLEMHKRLFVLGPMMEIRPMWRHPVLGKTVEELRRSLP; encoded by the coding sequence GTGGAAGTAGTAATTGCGGTGGGCTCAAATCTAGGTGATCGGCTTAGCAATATTTATGAGGCTAAGAAGAGAGTTGAGGCTAGGCTGGGTAAAATAGTTGCGTGTTCGAGTATTTGGCAGACGGAGCCTGTGGTGGCAAGTGGTCGGGATTCCAATGAAGAGCCTGTTTATTTGAATTTGGTAATGGTTGTTGAAACGCGGATGCAGATTTATCGAGTGCTCGATCTCTTACTAGAGATTGAGATAGAACTAGGCAGAAATCGAGATAAGCAGATTTTAAAGTGGGCTTCGCGCACGATTGATCTAGATATTATAGCTTGTGGCGATCTGACGATTAGTTCGGAACGGCTCACTATACCGCATTTGGAAATGCACAAGAGACTTTTTGTTTTAGGGCCGATGATGGAAATCCGTCCTATGTGGCGTCATCCAGTATTGGGAAAAACCGTTGAGGAGCTACGTCGCAGCTTGCCCTGA